Below is a genomic region from Mus caroli chromosome 13, CAROLI_EIJ_v1.1, whole genome shotgun sequence.
AGGAAACATAGGATGCTTCCAAGAAGCAGCCTAAGAATCATGAGACCAGTTCTGGAGGGAGAGGTTGCAACTGGGACAATCACTACTATTCAGGAACTGAACTTAACTGGAGAAAACACCTTGAGAAAGTGAACAGAGAAAGCTAAGAGCACAGTTCTCCGGCAGTTTCTGTGTGTTAGGTCCAACTGTGTCCTACAATGGAGCAAGTGTGCCCCCTCCAAGTCTTTGGCTGAGTCTTCTCTCTTCCGTGGTTCAGCAGGTTGCAGGTTACTCACAGTCAGTTAAGACATAGCCACCCATGGTTCCTCCTGAGAAGGCAAGAGACCCAGGAAGAGGCATCACTGGCCAGGCACCACTTGTCCtgtcccttcccatctcctccctccctgaCCATGCTATTCAAGGACTCCATTGGATTTCAGAGATGGTTACTCTCCATTAGGGTAAGCTCTAGTGTGTTGTGTAGAGGTTGTCTTTGTATTACTCAAATGCTAATTTCTATACCAGGACTTGAGTACAGGGCTCAGTATTGGTGTAAGGAGCCAAGTGGCAGTGACTGGATAGAGCCAGGTGGTCAGATTTACTTAAATGAGTGAGTAGAGAGTTTGCCAAGGTAAGGCCAAGCTTTCATAATTACTAAAAACTCTCTGTGTTGTTACCTGGGCTGCTGGCGGGTTGAGACAGTCCGGAGATAACCATCCGTATGGAACTGTTTAGTAGCTATCTAATGGCTTTCCTTGTCACCTAACTCACTTCCTCACAAACACATCGTTCCCTTGTGTTTTTGTGACTTTACCAGCCCCCCAGCTATCAGAACATAATGTTCCACGGGCCTACGTAGGCTTGCTTCTGTTTCCCTCTTGTTTTGTTCCATGCTACAGATACCCAGAGAGGGGGGGAAAAGAATGCATTGTGAGGAACACACAAAGTCAGGGACACGGTCCAATAATACACTCTCCTACTCagcattgtggtgtgtgtgtgtgtgtgtgtgtgtgtgtgtgtctgtatgtctgtctgtctgtctatattcAAAGAGAGGGTCTCACAACAGAACCAATCcagactggcctttaactcattGCAATCTTTTTGCTGACGTTAGGGTCACAAACAGCCATACCCGTTTTCCATATCCTTTCTGGATGTAGGTTGAGTAATTCATCCAGTGACACCCCACGTTCTCAGGGCCTTCTTTAGCTACACATTCTTGTCATGAATTCTATTCCACACTAGATTTAGCTTCTGGGACTTACCCAGTGGCTTTCTCAACCAGAAATCCCCCTACTCTACCTTAAATAACACCTGCACAACAGTAGGGGCCTAGAAGGTGTTTCCTGAATTAGGAACTTCTTGTCTGGGAAAACCGAAATTAAACAAAACATCCCCAGAGATGGGCTGGCACTTTCAACACAAAAAGCACAGTGAGGGTTTCCTACAGAGGTCACGTTTTCTGCAGGAATAGTGTGTCCTGGAGGAAGAGGCACCATGATACTTCATTATGCTCCTACTCACCTGAAGCCTTCCTTTTCCTTAAGATTAGGAACAGAATTCCAACCAAGAAGATGGCACACACGGTGACCCCACTGATGATTCCAATAATCATGGCCTGAGATTGCAAGGGctctaaaaacaacaaatgaaaatttaagcaCATGACGGCCCCAGCTCACTGCAAAGGTGACCACCTCTCCAACAGATGACCTCTGCCCTACATGCCCATCCTCACCCCAAGAGGCAGTGAGAGGCTGGTCCAGGCCTGGGTGCTCCACTTGACAGGTGAACCTTGTCTCGTCCCCAGGGGCCACGGCCAATGTCAGCCAGCCTTGATAGGTCTCATCCCCGTTAGGTAGTACATTCTCGGGGTTGACATCCTTGGCATCCAGTGGCTGGTTATCTTTCAACCACCTCATAGTGATGTTCTGGGGGAAGAAGTCCAGAGCCTGACACCTTAGAGAGGTCCCCGTAGAGGCCCAGCGGCGAGTCACTTTCACCAAAGTAGGCCcttgaagggaaagaggaaatcaTGAGGAGGCTGCTTTATTCCAGACAGGAGGACTGGAATTTTCACTTCTCTTTTTGGGTAGGAAaaatagtgcacacacacacacaaagcaaaacaaaacaaaaaaacctggctGTCAGAGATGCCATTTGATATCCTGAAAATGGCTTCAAGATGAAGTCACACACTAATGAAGTGCCACATTGGAGAACAGCCACTTCAGTCTGTCCTCTTCAGCACTGTCTGCCCAGGTCCTCTGGTCAGCCCACTAACATTTCCCTTTCTAATTTATTAGTTCTTAGTTGTGTTATATGCTTCAATATGAAGTGAAAAGTCCATCCCCAATAGTGGGTTCACACTTTGAAATTCAagacttgagaagctgaggctgtGTTTTGTGGCTAGTTgggcctacatagtgagatctagaccagccttggctacagtgTGAGAGGCTatctaaagaagaaaacaacaatcaGACAAACAACAACGAAGCAGATGGTTTATGACTGTAATCCTAGAAAAACATAGaaagctgaagcaagaggatttctgggagtttgaggccaggcttggTTACATACTAAGTTAGTCAGTCTGCTACAGCAGAGTGAGAtcttggagagaaagagagagagagagagggagagggaaaagtagagggagagggagggggagagggagggggaagagggagagggagagggagagggagagggagagagggagagggaattgGGCCTCCAAAGTCCAGCCCTAATGATACACTCTCTCCAACNNNNNNNNNNNNNNNNNNNNNNNNNNNNNNNNNNNNNNNNNNNNNNNNNNNNNNNNNNNNNNNNNNNNNNNNNNNNNNNNNNNNNNNNNNNNNNNNNNNNNNNNNNNNNNNNNNNNNNNNNNNNNNNNNNNNNNNNNNNNNNNNNNNNNNNNNNNNNNNNNNNNNNNNNNNNNNNNNNNNNNNNNNNNNNNNNNNNNNNNNNNNNNNNNNNNNNNNNNNNNNNNNNNNNNNNNNNNNNNNNNNNNNNNNNNNNNNNNNNNNNNNNNNNNNNNNNNNNNNNNNNNNNNNNNNNNNNNNNNNNNNNNTTCCTCACCCTTGGAAGTGGCTGAATCCTTGACCTGGTACTTGGgactcccctccacccccactctggAGTTTAGGGCCTGAGCACCGGTCCTCATACCTTGCTGTCCCAGAACGCCTCTCCCCAGCTCCAGGAGCTGTTTCAGCTGCTCGGGGCAGTCCTTCTCCAGGTAGTCCCTGTTCTGCTTGGCACGGATCTTGTGCTCGTCCCATTCCACCTTGGTGGCCCAGGCCCCTGGCTCGGCTGCGCTCCAGTTTAGTGTCTTGGGGCAGAATTCCAGGTGATCTTGCCCGTCATAACCATATCTCCAGAAGCCGCTGGTACTGTTGTCTTCATGCACCTCACAGCCTAGGACCACCTGCAGGATGTGGGACTCAGACACCACTCCCAACTTTGTGACTGGAAATAAAAAGGTTGGTTTTGTCTTCACCATCTCCAAGTATCGAATGATCTGAGGCACACAACTATCTCCCTCTTGATTTCCCCCCACCTCAACCCCAGGATCTCACTTCAAGATATGATACAGGATACTTGAACCCATTCCTAGTTTGTGGGGCcgagcacacatctttaatccctctgtCTGGAACACAGACTCACCCTACTATTCGAGGTTAATCCCAAACAacaaaggtaaagttagtttgtagaaggaagcactcatagttgaaagtgatgtctgattaagaggcagacaaagtgacaaatcagagttGAAAGAAAAGGATATGCCCAACTGTCACAAGAAGATAGAGGAAAAGTGAGAGGCAGACAGCACAGGAGCAGGAGCGTCCAGTCCAGGAACACAGGAGATTCCATGGAGACAGTGCAGTGAGGGAAAGTggagaaacacagagagggagaaggaggcagtgttACCAGAGGAGTTTTACGGAGACcgattgaagagagaacaagctagacataggtgaagacagaacaagtaagagaatgagaagaagccagaagattagaaaacaTTGCCAGAGTTTgtgtgaggccaagcagaacctctgaagagcctgagagaaaagccagattgaataaCTAGCTGTGAGAGGAGttggagccagaacagctgagttgaaccagccagtcagagttcagaaagagctagaaaaggtCAGCTTATtgagcagcaagtctcagaggctgagaaCATTCTAGGCCGAGATTAGATTGtacggaggctagaagcttccctgagtaggcctaggttagcagacagaggcagagagcctCCTAGACATTAAGtacatcaggagaataaaagattCTTTTACAAAGATATATCCCCAGGGTTGGAAAATAGTGCTATGCTCTGAGCATCTAAGGGGAGTGACTCTGTGCTCCACATACCCTTACTGTGGTTATAGTTGCCCATGATAGTCCAGAAGTCTACTATGAACATGTAGTCCCAGCCTTTCAGGCTCTGACTCAGATGCAGCCACAGCTGGCTTGAGGTTTGCTCCAAAATCCACGGGGCCCTGGGCTCAGCACGGCGACTCTCATGATTGTAGGACACAAAGAGCTGGTCATCCACATAGCCCCTAGCCTCAAACAAAGGCAGCCCGAGGTCTGGCTCTGAGGCACCCATGAAGAGGTATCTTAGAGAATGTGAACCTGGGGAAGTCAGCAAACATTCAGAATGGGCAGCCAGCCCAATCAGGATCCAGAGGTCCCTACAGCCCTGGGTTACCTCCTGCTGCCAGAGAGTGAGTCCTCCCTGTCGAGTGACACAGTTCTCTTCCctgcacagccctggctgttctggctgTTCGCTCTTATTCTGTTcaccttcttgatgttctctatgTGAGTGGATAGGTtatcctccccatcccaccttAGACACAGACTCTGGAAAGTGTTTGGGTTTCTCTAGCTCTGTAGGCTAAGCTAGGAGTTGGTGTTGAATCCATTAAGATGAAAGTCCTAAGGATTGGAGGTACTGGGTTTTCTCCACTTCCATCTCTGAACATTATCAAGTGCAGATGTTGGCTAAAAAATGCTGGTGAGTGTCCTGACACATAACTCAGGACAACCTGTCAGCAAACAGAGGACTTCCAGGAAAGGGAGCTGACAGCCACTCTCAGCATGGGTTTTTCCCATTACTTTCCCTAATTCCAGAACAAGGTTGCTCAAGGGTACAGCCTTAGTGCTCAGAATGGCACCTGGCACGGGGCCAGCGTGTCACAAATGTTTGTTGCCTTGGAGTAGGCATACTTCTGACCCTAAtactctggagactgaggcaggaggattgtctcAGCTTTGAGTCCATCCTGATATACATAGGTGAGTTGCAGCCCAATCTGAACTACATAGGGAGACACCTCACCTCGGagtttctagaagaaaaaaaaaaaatcagatttaagTTTATGTTCTTTCTGACCTGAGGAAAGATCTGAGTTAGTTAACTAGCAGTAACTGCTGCTTCCCAGTGCATAATTAATCAAAAAGGATCACAGATCCAAGTGTTATTAAAGTGCATTAAGCAGCACATTGGTATCCTTTAGAAAAGGcctgttaattcttttttaatttgcaaaTCAGCAAAGCCCTGATGAACAAAATCCTGTAGAGCAGTGGTCTACCCTTGGGGTCACATCtctcagataccctgcatatcaaatatttacattacaattcataagagcaaaattacttataaaataacaacaaaaataattttatggttggggtcaccacagcatgagaaactgtactaaagggctgcaacattaggaaggttgagctCCACTGGGTGAGAGCCAGGTGCTCTGGAGGTGACTGACAGAGGGCACCAGCCTCTCACCCAGTGAGTGAAAGGGATGGAGGCctggtgctcagcttgccttctgtGTCTCATCAGACTCCTTCCTGCTGGACTCTCCTCTCTTAACCTCTTATCCTCTTCCAAGGCTGAAGACACAAAGATATTGTCCTAAACCTGAAGTTCCCTTGGATTACAGGAATGCCATCAAAGCCTCAGAACAGGAATCACCCTGTTTCCCCCCAGTACCCCCATCACACTAAAGCAATTATCTATGAGGTCTAGGCAGCACATTGGGGCAGAAGAAATTGCTCCATTGTGCCCTAACAACAAACAGATGAACACTTTATGGACTCGGATGTAGGCTCCAG
It encodes:
- the Hfe gene encoding hereditary hemochromatosis protein isoform X1, which encodes MSLSAGLPVRLLLLLLLLLWSVAPQALPLRSHSLRYLFMGASEPDLGLPLFEARGYVDDQLFVSYNHESRRAEPRAPWILEQTSSQLWLHLSQSLKGWDYMFIVDFWTIMGNYNHSKVTKLGVVSESHILQVVLGCEVHEDNSTSGFWRYGYDGQDHLEFCPKTLNWSAAEPGAWATKVEWDEHKIRAKQNRDYLEKDCPEQLKQLLELGRGVLGQQGPTLVKVTRRWASTGTSLRCQALDFFPQNITMRWLKDNQPLDAKDVNPENVLPNGDETYQGWLTLAVAPGDETRFTCQVEHPGLDQPLTASWEPLQSQAMIIGIISGVTVCAIFLVGILFLILRKRKASGGTMGGYVLTDCE
- the Hfe gene encoding hereditary hemochromatosis protein isoform X2 produces the protein MSLSAGLPVRLLLLLLLLLWSVAPQALPLLTKLGVVSESHILQVVLGCEVHEDNSTSGFWRYGYDGQDHLEFCPKTLNWSAAEPGAWATKVEWDEHKIRAKQNRDYLEKDCPEQLKQLLELGRGVLGQQGPTLVKVTRRWASTGTSLRCQALDFFPQNITMRWLKDNQPLDAKDVNPENVLPNGDETYQGWLTLAVAPGDETRFTCQVEHPGLDQPLTASWEPLQSQAMIIGIISGVTVCAIFLVGILFLILRKRKASGGTMGGYVLTDCE